ACGTCGCGCAGGAACGCCGCGAGCCCTTGCGGGTCACGGGAGTTGAGGTAGAGACGCGCGCTGACGTGACTACCGGCGGGGACGGGGCCGGTGTCGGCGGTCCGCGTCGCGTATGCGGGCCGGGATCCCACGAGAGGGTGCCGGTCGGCCGCGTGGGCGGCGGGAAGGGAGCCGACGGTGCCGAGCAGCGTGGCGCAGGCAGCCGCGACGACGGAGCCGCGCAGGCGACGCAGCGGGCGTATGGGGGCATGGAGAGGCACGGGATGCAGACCTTTTGGTGTGGGGGCGCCGGACGGCGCGCAGAGCAGAACGAGGGGGCGCGGCACGGACGTCTCGCCGTGCCGGCCCGGTGGCTGCTGAACTGAACGGGATGCCCAGGTCCGTCGTCACATTCCCGTCGTCCGCCCGGGTCACGGGGCAGACGGGAATGTGACGACAGGGCCTAGGTGCGGACGGTCCGGCCCCGGCACAGCGGGCCCGAGACTCCCTGGAACTCCAGGTCGAGGCCGAGGCCGTCGCGCTCGGCGTGGAGGTGCAGGTGCGGCTCGCTGCTGTTGCCGGAGTTCCCGACCTCGCCGAGCACCTGCCCGACGCGCACGGGGTCGCCGGTGCTCACGGTCACGGTGCCGGGACGCAGATGGGCGAGCTTGACGATCTCGGCGCCCGTGTCGATCCACACGTGGTTGCCGTACAGGGGTTGGTAGCGGACGGCGCCGGGTTCTTGGTCGTCGATGTGATCGGCGGCGGAGACGACCGTACCGTCGCAGGGTGCGTGCACGGGCTGCCCGTAGATGAGGTAGCGCTCGTTCTTGCCGTGCGTGCCCTGGGTGCGGGCGCGGTGACGCCCGCGCGTCCCGCCCGGGCCGGCCTGGACCACGTCCAGGGCGCCGCGTTGCCCGGGGACGGCGAAGTGATGGTTGAGGCTGCGTCCGCCTCCTTGCCCCACGTACCAACGGCCACCCTGCAAGGGGAAGACGAGGGGCTGGGAGACGGCCGTCCCCCAGCGGTGACGCCGTGCCCGCATCAGGAGTACGCCGAGGACGGCGACCAGTGCGGCCCCCACGACCAGTTCGGGGGCACCGCCCGACGTGGGCAGCCCGGGCAGTCGCCAGGCGGAGGCGAGGGCGACGAGCGCCCCGGCCTCCAGCGGTCGGCGTATCCACCACGGAAACAGGGCCGGGGCACGCCAGCCCTCCACGACCAGGTATCCGGCCGCGACGATCAGCAGACGGCCGCACCAGGCGATCCGGGAGGGGGCCTCCCAGCAGGCGTCGATGCGCACGAGGAACAGCAGGACCAGCACGGTCCAGGCCAGAGCCGGGCGCACCCAGTTGGTGCGCAGGCGTGCCGGGCGGTGTGCGCCGGGTGCGATCAGGAGCCCGTCCAGCTCATGGCCGTCCCTGGTGGCGGCGAAGGCGAGGGCCCGTCCCCGGGTGCCTTCGATCACCAGTCCGTCGCGGCTGTCGCGCACGCCGGTGACCTCGCCGACCCGTCCGAGCGTGGTGTCCACGATCTCGTCGAGCCGCTCCCGGCCCACGGCGGCGACCACGCGCGGTGCCAGGCGTTCCCGGTCGGCGGGCTCGGCGGTGAGGAACCGGTACAGGGCGTCCGGCGCGGCGTTCGCCGCTTCGTCGGTCGTGTCACGCATCGGCCGCACCGTCCTGTCCCGCCGTCATGGCCACCGGGGTCATGCCGCGCGCGGGCAGTGGTGACCAACTCCCGCCCCGTACATGTTCCTTGACGGACCGGAAGCGCCGCGCGAGGGACCGGTAGTCCTCGTCGCGCAGGCAGGTGCAGTCCGCGCCGATCATCAGTAGCCCGAAGCACACCAGGCCCATGCAGGCGATGATGCCCAGGTGCATGCCCTCCAGGGCCACCGTGTTGGCCTTCCGGATCCACGGGCGAGCGGACAGGATCGCGAAGGGCAGCGCCAGCTCGATGAAGATCGTGAAGTAGCAGAGAGCGGTACCCACGAAGGCGTTGTTCATCAGGTGCGCGTACGTGGCCGACATCTCGAAGCCGGTGATCCGGCTGATGTAGTACATCGCCACGCCGTCCTGCCACACCTTCCCGGTGATCTTCCAGTAGCCGGCGGTGAAGTACAGCACCGCGGTCTGGAAGACGATGAGAAAGGCGGCGAGGTTGTGCAGCACGGTGGAGGTCGTCGGCCGTTCGTCCGCGCGCATCCGCGCGCGCCGCCGCTTGGCGCCGGGCGCGAAGTAGGCGTTGGAGACGGTGAAGACCATGAACAGGATGACGATCTGGGCGAGATTGTCGCCGCCTTCGAGCACATCCTGGTTCCGGTTGTGCAGCGACCACATCATCAGGGCCTGCGCGAGGGTGAGCGCCCGGCCGCCGAAGATCATGAACGCCAGGGCGACCACGATCACCGCGTGATAGGCGATCTCGAACCAGAGCGTGGAATGGCTCCACAGGAAGATCGAGAAGCCCCAGCGCGGCAGCTCGGCCCTCGCCGTGGAGATCGAGTTGTAGGAGTCCGGCCCCCACAGGAAGCGCCGCCGCGAGTAGTCGGACAGGCAGTACAGCAGGGTGGCGAAGCCGATGACGACGCGGAGCGCCGCGACTCCGATGAGCCGGTGCTTCCTGCTCGCGAGGCGCAGCAGCGCGGCGTCCAGCCGCGCCGTGCCGGCCTGCCATCCCCTGCCCATCAGGGCGAACACGCCGGTCACTGCTCCACCCCCGTTACGTAGTCCATCCATGACGTCGCCAGCAGTCCCTTCTCGTGCTCCTTCGGCTTGGGTTCCGCGTACCGCGCCGAGAACGGCACGATGGGACGGTTCTTGAAGATCGCCTGTACGGAGATGATCTCCGCGTCCGGGTAGAGCGCCTTCGCCTGTACGGAGAAGAACCGCTGCATCTCCTCAAAGTCCGGTTTGAACTGGTCGTCGAGACGCTTGCGGGCGTCCTCCCGTTCCGTCGCCGGAAGTTTCTGGATCTTGTTCGCGATACCCGCGTACCGGTTGGCCACGGCGTCGAACGCGAGAAGCACGCCGGGGAGTTTCGTCGGGTTCACCCGGAATTCGCGCGGGGATCGGTCGATGGCCTGCTCGATCTCGACGGGGCTCGACTCCACGGTCTTGCCCGAGCCGGGGAGCGTCATCCGGGCGCGCAGGTACACGAAGTCGTTGTTGCTGCCGGGGGTGGGTCCGAAGAGCTGCCAGTCCTGCCAGAAGTACGGCTCCATGAAGGCCATGACGGGGCCCTTGACACGGTCCTTCGCCGGGGAGTCGGGGGCGTTGTACACCAGGCAGCACAAGCAGTACACCGCCACGGCCACGAGGGCGGCCAGCGCGCTGACCCGTACCTTCGCCGGGAGCGCCCCGCCCGCCGTCCGGGGTGCGCCCTCCGATGCGCGCGAGCGCGCGAGAACTCTCATCGCTGTCCACATCCAGGTGGGGCCGACGTCCAGGTCGGTCATGTCGGAAAAAAGGAATGGATTCGCGCGACGCTGTGTGCCGGGGCGGGGCGCCCCGCCCCGGCACCGGGGGGCGATGCGGTGTCGGTGGACACCCGACACCGCATGTCACTTCGCACCGCT
This portion of the Streptomyces mirabilis genome encodes:
- a CDS encoding DUF5819 family protein is translated as MTDLDVGPTWMWTAMRVLARSRASEGAPRTAGGALPAKVRVSALAALVAVAVYCLCCLVYNAPDSPAKDRVKGPVMAFMEPYFWQDWQLFGPTPGSNNDFVYLRARMTLPGSGKTVESSPVEIEQAIDRSPREFRVNPTKLPGVLLAFDAVANRYAGIANKIQKLPATEREDARKRLDDQFKPDFEEMQRFFSVQAKALYPDAEIISVQAIFKNRPIVPFSARYAEPKPKEHEKGLLATSWMDYVTGVEQ
- a CDS encoding peptidoglycan DD-metalloendopeptidase family protein encodes the protein MRDTTDEAANAAPDALYRFLTAEPADRERLAPRVVAAVGRERLDEIVDTTLGRVGEVTGVRDSRDGLVIEGTRGRALAFAATRDGHELDGLLIAPGAHRPARLRTNWVRPALAWTVLVLLFLVRIDACWEAPSRIAWCGRLLIVAAGYLVVEGWRAPALFPWWIRRPLEAGALVALASAWRLPGLPTSGGAPELVVGAALVAVLGVLLMRARRHRWGTAVSQPLVFPLQGGRWYVGQGGGRSLNHHFAVPGQRGALDVVQAGPGGTRGRHRARTQGTHGKNERYLIYGQPVHAPCDGTVVSAADHIDDQEPGAVRYQPLYGNHVWIDTGAEIVKLAHLRPGTVTVSTGDPVRVGQVLGEVGNSGNSSEPHLHLHAERDGLGLDLEFQGVSGPLCRGRTVRT